A single window of Methanoregula sp. DNA harbors:
- the hisG gene encoding ATP phosphoribosyltransferase encodes MITIALPKGSLEAQTLQLFREADLEVKRTDRDYNPRIDDTRIGKVKILRPQEIPTYVDKGYFDIGISGLDWVKETGSDVVEVAKLSYSKTGEGNVRIVVAVHHDEPIETVSQIRPGSRVTTEYPELTKNFFLSLNIPVQLFHSFGASEAKVPDLMDVVVDLTETGATLRKNGLKIIGQIMESYTVIIANKTSWADTQKRKEIEEIITLLSGVIEARHKVLLTMNVPSKSMDRIVAALPAMKTPTVSRLHGIDFYSVQTVVPKSAVNHLIPKLKECGAEDILEIPITKIVP; translated from the coding sequence ATGATTACCATCGCACTACCAAAGGGGAGCCTCGAAGCGCAGACCCTGCAGCTCTTCAGGGAGGCAGATCTCGAAGTCAAGCGGACTGACCGGGATTACAACCCGCGCATCGATGATACCCGGATTGGTAAGGTAAAGATCCTGCGCCCGCAGGAAATCCCGACATATGTAGACAAAGGGTATTTTGATATTGGCATCTCCGGTCTGGACTGGGTCAAGGAGACCGGATCCGATGTCGTGGAAGTAGCAAAACTCTCATACAGCAAGACCGGGGAGGGAAACGTCCGGATTGTCGTTGCAGTCCATCACGATGAACCGATTGAGACCGTTTCCCAGATCCGCCCGGGCAGCAGGGTAACTACAGAATACCCGGAACTTACGAAAAATTTTTTTTTATCCCTGAATATCCCGGTTCAGCTCTTCCATTCATTTGGTGCATCAGAAGCAAAGGTCCCCGACCTCATGGATGTGGTTGTCGACCTCACCGAAACCGGTGCCACCCTGCGTAAAAACGGCCTTAAGATTATCGGGCAGATCATGGAGTCCTATACGGTCATCATCGCAAATAAAACAAGCTGGGCAGATACGCAGAAACGCAAAGAGATAGAAGAGATCATAACACTGTTGTCCGGGGTTATCGAAGCACGCCACAAAGTATTGCTTACCATGAACGTCCCTTCAAAATCGATGGATAGGATCGTTGCTGCACTTCCTGCAATGAAAACCCCGACCGTGAGCCGTCTGCACGGGATTGATTTTTACAGTGTCCAGACGGTAGTCCCAAAGAGCGCGGTCAATCATCTTATCCCCAAGCTCAAGGAATGCGGTGCGGAAGATATCCTCGAGATACCGATAACAAAAATTGTACCATAA
- a CDS encoding DUF1015 family protein, with protein sequence MVRIYRFAGVRPERSAAPAIAAVPYDVVTVDEARAIIEKDPQSFLRVSRSDAELPGIPPYDDRVYKRARDNFLGYLKDGSMQKDTAPGMYLYRVRNANETFLGLCCCLDVDDYRTNHIRRHEQTRYDKEEDRTRHIEVTRTHNGPVVLLYRDTGGVFSFIDSLVSDGRVPEAELRTYNGAIHQMYRISDPSSLNNLEMLFARVPDLYIADGHHRAKSAVNVADRNPNADKDAEINRFMGVLFAHDRVRIHGYSRLLTDLGSFTPQSFLAGLAEFFDIQPYENVDDLGYNIQPRTKDTDKFHVMHIYLKGQWYECVRNISPTAPALESLDVVVLQKYVLKDMLGITDPRGDSRLQYLGGARPIRDIEQMVDCGEYMTAFVMQPVKVDTVLAIADAHGIMPPKSTWFEPKLMSGLVVHTFE encoded by the coding sequence ATGGTCAGGATTTATCGTTTTGCCGGGGTGCGTCCCGAACGGAGTGCTGCCCCCGCTATTGCAGCGGTGCCGTACGATGTCGTAACGGTGGATGAGGCGCGGGCGATTATTGAAAAGGACCCGCAGAGTTTTCTGCGGGTCAGCCGTTCTGATGCCGAGCTTCCGGGTATCCCGCCTTATGACGACAGGGTGTACAAGCGTGCACGGGACAATTTCCTTGGGTATCTCAAAGACGGCAGTATGCAGAAGGATACGGCCCCCGGGATGTATCTCTACCGGGTGAGAAATGCGAACGAAACATTCCTTGGGCTTTGCTGCTGCCTTGATGTTGACGATTACCGCACCAATCATATCCGGCGGCATGAGCAGACCAGATATGACAAGGAGGAAGACCGGACGCGTCATATTGAGGTGACCCGGACTCACAACGGTCCTGTCGTTCTCCTGTACCGTGATACCGGGGGGGTCTTCTCGTTTATTGACTCTCTTGTATCTGATGGAAGAGTCCCGGAAGCTGAGTTGCGCACATACAATGGCGCAATCCACCAGATGTACCGGATTTCAGACCCTTCATCACTCAACAATCTCGAAATGCTCTTTGCACGTGTGCCTGACCTCTATATCGCTGATGGCCACCACCGTGCAAAATCCGCTGTCAATGTCGCAGACCGGAACCCGAATGCAGACAAAGATGCGGAGATCAACCGTTTCATGGGGGTGCTCTTTGCCCATGACAGGGTAAGGATTCACGGGTATAGCAGGCTGCTCACCGATCTTGGATCCTTCACCCCGCAATCATTCCTTGCAGGCCTTGCAGAATTTTTCGACATACAACCGTATGAAAATGTGGACGATCTGGGATACAATATTCAACCCAGGACAAAAGATACGGACAAATTCCATGTCATGCACATATACCTGAAAGGGCAGTGGTACGAATGTGTGCGGAATATTTCCCCAACGGCACCTGCTCTTGAATCCCTTGATGTCGTGGTGCTCCAGAAGTATGTGCTCAAAGATATGTTGGGCATCACCGATCCCCGCGGAGATTCCCGTCTCCAGTATCTCGGAGGTGCACGCCCTATACGGGACATCGAACAGATGGTAGACTGCGGGGAGTATATGACTGCGTTTGTGATGCAGCCGGTAAAAGTCGATACAGTACTCGCCATAGCTGATGCTCACGGGATTATGCCACCGAAATCCACATGGTTTGAGCCTAAACTCATGAGTGGTCTTGTAGTGCACACCTTTGAGTGA
- the rimI gene encoding ribosomal protein S18-alanine N-acetyltransferase, translating into MIRSSDIATHQPAQIRRATPVDIPSIVAVENELFIDPWEQAIFLEALTYYPSTYFVAVCDGRVVGFVVGGLEDTGENIYGHLCNLGVTASYQHRGIGRLLVSRLEHQYALELAGGVQLEVRASNTRAQRFYRNLGYRKVLRLAYYYSNGEDAVVMMKWFRF; encoded by the coding sequence ATGATCCGCTCCAGTGATATTGCAACCCACCAACCGGCGCAGATACGCAGGGCGACTCCCGTCGACATACCTTCGATTGTTGCGGTTGAAAATGAGCTCTTCATCGACCCGTGGGAACAGGCAATTTTTTTGGAAGCGCTGACATATTACCCAAGCACCTATTTTGTGGCGGTATGTGATGGGCGCGTAGTGGGTTTTGTGGTTGGCGGCCTTGAGGATACCGGGGAAAATATTTACGGGCACCTCTGCAACCTCGGTGTGACAGCCTCATACCAGCACCGCGGTATTGGCCGGCTGCTGGTCAGCCGCCTTGAGCACCAGTACGCGCTGGAGCTGGCAGGCGGCGTCCAGCTCGAAGTGCGGGCGTCAAACACCCGTGCACAGCGGTTTTACCGCAACCTCGGGTACCGTAAAGTGCTACGGCTCGCGTATTATTACTCCAACGGGGAGGATGCTGTAGTAATGATGAAGTGGTTCCGGTTTTAG
- the hmgA gene encoding hydroxymethylglutaryl-CoA reductase (NADPH) has protein sequence MADDAGRRPTKKDGDAALNNDSETAILTRLKEGSVKLYELEKEIPAVDAIRIRREFIELETGTKLDNLGIFSIDVDRVVKRNCENMIGTVQVPVGIAGPLLVNGEYAHGNHYLPLATTEGALVASVNRGCTAITKAGGADVRILHDGMTRAPVFSARSISHAKQVVDWVLGHTTELRTAAESTTSHGKLIDIVPFVAGTSVFFRFNFDTKDAMGMNMVTIASAKIADLIMQGTGARLVALSGNMCTDKKPAAINGIMGRGRSVVAGVALSQDLISQVFKTDAATLFEVNYRKNLVGSARAGAMGFNAHAANVVAAMFIACGQDAAHSIDGSTCLTTVDPIPTGVYVSVTLPSLPVGTVGGGTGITTQQECLNLLGVAGGGTPPGTNAKKLAEIIASGVLAGELSLLGALAAQHLARAHQQLGRG, from the coding sequence ATGGCTGATGATGCCGGGCGCCGTCCGACCAAAAAAGATGGCGATGCTGCATTGAACAATGACAGTGAAACTGCGATCCTGACTCGGCTTAAAGAGGGGTCAGTAAAACTCTACGAGCTTGAGAAAGAGATCCCTGCTGTAGATGCTATCCGTATCAGACGGGAATTTATCGAACTTGAGACCGGGACAAAACTGGACAATCTGGGCATATTTTCCATCGATGTCGACCGTGTCGTAAAAAGGAATTGCGAGAATATGATCGGCACGGTACAGGTACCGGTCGGAATCGCGGGACCGCTTCTGGTAAACGGGGAATACGCCCATGGAAATCACTATCTTCCTCTGGCAACAACCGAAGGAGCTCTTGTCGCATCCGTCAACCGGGGGTGTACGGCGATCACAAAAGCGGGAGGAGCGGACGTGCGCATCCTCCATGATGGTATGACCCGGGCACCGGTCTTTTCCGCCCGGAGCATTTCACATGCAAAACAGGTGGTGGACTGGGTACTTGGGCACACAACGGAGCTCCGCACTGCCGCAGAGAGCACTACATCTCATGGAAAACTCATCGATATTGTGCCGTTTGTCGCAGGTACAAGCGTTTTTTTCCGGTTCAATTTTGATACCAAGGATGCGATGGGTATGAACATGGTGACGATCGCAAGTGCAAAAATTGCGGATCTGATTATGCAGGGTACCGGCGCCCGACTTGTCGCGCTGTCCGGCAACATGTGCACTGATAAAAAACCCGCGGCAATTAACGGGATTATGGGCCGGGGCAGGAGCGTTGTGGCCGGTGTCGCGCTCTCTCAAGACCTGATCTCGCAGGTCTTTAAGACGGATGCAGCCACTCTCTTTGAAGTAAACTACCGGAAAAACCTGGTCGGATCTGCCCGCGCGGGTGCGATGGGGTTCAACGCCCATGCCGCAAACGTTGTTGCCGCAATGTTCATCGCCTGCGGGCAGGATGCAGCACACTCCATCGATGGCAGCACCTGCCTGACGACCGTGGACCCGATACCGACCGGCGTCTATGTTTCAGTTACCCTGCCCTCGCTCCCAGTCGGGACAGTTGGGGGGGGCACCGGTATCACCACACAGCAGGAGTGCCTTAACCTTCTCGGTGTTGCCGGTGGTGGAACACCACCGGGCACCAATGCAAAGAAACTTGCGGAAATAATTGCCTCAGGGGTTCTTGCAGGTGAACTGTCACTGCTGGGCGCACTTGCAGCACAGCACCTTGCACGGGCTCACCAGCAGCTCGGGCGCGGCTAA
- a CDS encoding class I SAM-dependent methyltransferase family protein has product MNNGSTYSYMMVGDQGKAGQWCLRVPAKKGEELRQALIQEDALDRMFRPRRDGGDLLIPLIKWREGAERCAFDQNPERPELLRHEMLGGIAVMQERDVDGAHTILASRPSLHTVLYATSEVGGEYRTRSFEVLAGTPTTRTEYIEFGHRFTIDLSAAYFSARLATERRRIVSLLTHGESVLDMFAGVGPFAIALADQAELVVAADINPQAVALMLENIVQNHTRAVLPVLADVRCLPEIIPWQFDRIIMNLPISGAEFLPIAFRMIRDGGIIHFYALVSRENEHTELISALGGTVMSERVVRSYSPGQWHAAYDIKRKE; this is encoded by the coding sequence ATGAATAATGGTAGCACGTATAGCTACATGATGGTTGGTGATCAGGGGAAGGCCGGACAATGGTGCCTGCGGGTACCTGCCAAAAAAGGCGAAGAGCTGCGGCAGGCGCTCATACAGGAAGACGCGCTCGACAGGATGTTCAGACCCCGGCGGGATGGAGGTGATCTCCTAATCCCTCTTATTAAATGGCGTGAGGGCGCGGAGCGATGCGCGTTTGACCAGAATCCGGAACGTCCGGAATTATTGCGGCATGAAATGTTAGGGGGGATAGCGGTGATGCAGGAGCGCGATGTGGACGGAGCACACACAATCCTTGCCTCCCGCCCGTCCCTGCACACGGTCCTGTATGCGACCAGCGAAGTAGGAGGGGAGTACCGCACCCGCAGTTTTGAAGTGCTAGCAGGCACCCCCACAACACGGACAGAATACATTGAGTTCGGGCACCGGTTCACCATCGATCTCTCCGCCGCTTACTTTTCTGCACGTCTCGCAACCGAACGCCGGCGCATCGTCTCCCTTTTAACCCACGGGGAATCTGTGCTCGACATGTTCGCCGGTGTTGGGCCATTTGCGATCGCCCTCGCCGACCAGGCAGAACTTGTAGTTGCCGCGGATATCAACCCACAGGCAGTTGCCCTGATGCTTGAAAATATCGTGCAGAACCACACACGCGCTGTACTTCCGGTCCTTGCTGATGTCCGGTGCCTGCCGGAAATCATCCCTTGGCAGTTCGACCGGATCATCATGAACCTCCCTATCAGCGGTGCTGAGTTCCTGCCCATTGCCTTCAGGATGATCCGTGACGGGGGAATAATCCACTTCTATGCGCTTGTGTCACGTGAAAACGAGCACACGGAACTCATTTCGGCTTTGGGCGGAACAGTTATGAGTGAACGGGTTGTCCGTTCGTATTCACCAGGTCAGTGGCACGCGGCGTATGATATCAAAAGAAAAGAGTGA
- a CDS encoding Zn-ribbon domain-containing OB-fold protein, translating to MSVARFWRKIPQRYNMLGTRCETCGRHFFPPRSFCPECRRTGKIADYKFAGTGTVVTYTIIHTASEQFEQLTPYVLAIVQLDEGPRMTAQVVCRPDEVKIGMRVKRAFRRIMTDGESGVIHYGTKFVPVE from the coding sequence ATGTCGGTTGCACGTTTCTGGAGAAAGATCCCCCAGCGGTACAACATGCTTGGCACGAGATGTGAGACCTGCGGGCGTCATTTCTTCCCGCCACGGTCGTTCTGCCCGGAATGCCGCAGGACCGGAAAAATCGCTGATTACAAATTTGCCGGTACCGGCACCGTTGTCACGTACACCATCATACATACCGCAAGCGAGCAGTTCGAGCAGCTCACGCCTTATGTACTCGCAATTGTACAGCTCGATGAAGGGCCGCGGATGACTGCACAGGTGGTGTGCCGGCCCGATGAAGTAAAGATCGGGATGCGGGTGAAAAGGGCGTTCCGCCGGATCATGACCGACGGAGAGAGCGGCGTTATCCATTATGGCACAAAGTTTGTCCCTGTGGAATAA
- a CDS encoding thiolase domain-containing protein has product MRDVAVIGAGCTTFGEKWSSSFRDLFVEAGALALEDAQLSGEKIDAMYVGNMSAGRFIEQEHIGALIADYAGLATHHIPSTRVEAACASGGLAFRQAVIAVASGMEDIVVAAGVEKMTDVEPGASTDTLTGAADREWEGFVGATFPGLYAMIATDYMHRYPLTREQLAMVAVKNHYNGARNPIAQFQQEITIDTVLKSTMVAEPLRLFDCSPITDGAAAVIVAPLERAREFTDAPIKVLASAQASDTITLHDRRDISTLDASISAGQRAFKMAKLSHKDIDLVEVHDCFSIAEICAIEDLGFCRKGEAGKFTADGQTALDGKIPVNTSGGLKACGHPVGATGIKQVFEVVQQLKGDAGKRQIDGAKIGMTHNVGGTGATVAVHILGRV; this is encoded by the coding sequence ATGAGAGACGTTGCCGTAATCGGAGCCGGGTGCACGACATTTGGTGAGAAATGGAGCAGTTCCTTCCGCGACCTTTTTGTAGAGGCAGGAGCGCTTGCGCTCGAGGATGCGCAGCTTTCGGGTGAAAAGATCGACGCGATGTATGTGGGTAACATGAGCGCGGGCAGGTTTATCGAGCAGGAGCATATCGGTGCGCTTATCGCTGACTATGCCGGGCTGGCCACGCACCATATACCATCAACGAGAGTCGAGGCTGCCTGCGCTTCGGGAGGTCTCGCATTTCGCCAGGCAGTAATCGCAGTTGCAAGCGGAATGGAAGACATCGTTGTAGCCGCAGGTGTCGAGAAGATGACCGATGTTGAGCCCGGTGCCAGCACCGATACGCTCACCGGAGCAGCAGACCGGGAGTGGGAGGGGTTTGTAGGCGCAACTTTTCCAGGGCTCTACGCGATGATCGCGACCGATTATATGCACCGATACCCGCTCACCCGCGAACAGCTTGCAATGGTTGCGGTAAAGAACCATTACAACGGGGCGCGCAATCCGATTGCCCAGTTCCAGCAGGAGATCACGATCGATACCGTCCTGAAATCCACGATGGTTGCTGAACCGCTGCGCCTGTTTGACTGTTCCCCGATAACAGACGGAGCTGCCGCCGTGATAGTCGCACCACTCGAACGTGCCCGTGAATTTACTGACGCCCCGATCAAAGTGCTTGCAAGCGCACAGGCAAGCGATACGATCACACTTCATGACCGGCGCGATATCTCCACGCTGGACGCGAGTATTTCCGCAGGTCAGCGGGCGTTTAAGATGGCGAAGCTCTCGCATAAGGATATAGACCTTGTCGAGGTGCACGACTGCTTCTCTATCGCTGAGATCTGCGCGATCGAAGACCTCGGGTTCTGCAGGAAAGGGGAGGCAGGTAAATTCACCGCAGATGGCCAAACAGCACTCGACGGGAAGATCCCGGTGAACACAAGCGGGGGGCTCAAAGCCTGCGGGCATCCGGTCGGTGCGACGGGCATCAAGCAGGTATTCGAAGTTGTCCAGCAGCTGAAGGGCGACGCCGGCAAACGACAGATCGACGGCGCAAAGATTGGGATGACACACAATGTCGGTGGAACGGGCGCAACCGTTGCAGTACACATTCTCGGGAGGGTATGA
- a CDS encoding hydroxymethylglutaryl-CoA synthase, translated as MVGIITYGVYIPRYRIKVEEIARVWGANASDISGGLGVFEKSVPDMDEDTATIAVEAARNALARRAIDPEEIGAVYVGSESHPYAVKPTACTVGEAIGATPHMTAADYEFACKAGTAGIQTCMGLAASKMITYGLAIGSDVAQGAPSDALEYTAAAGGAAFIIGMDDPIAVLNHTCSYTTDTPDFWRREGQDYPRHGGRFTGDPGYFRHVEGATRLLFENLNKNAKDYDYAVFHQPNAKFPQKVARVLGFLPEQIRPGLVVSRLGNTYSGASPIGLAATLDVVKSGDRIFVCSFGSGAGSDAFDIEVTDAIEGEAFNRNAAPSVEALLKNPIYLDYAQYARHKGKIVMQS; from the coding sequence ATGGTAGGCATCATAACCTACGGTGTGTATATACCGAGATACCGGATCAAGGTAGAAGAGATCGCGAGAGTCTGGGGCGCAAATGCCTCGGACATCTCGGGCGGGCTCGGGGTTTTTGAAAAGTCGGTCCCGGATATGGATGAAGACACGGCGACTATTGCCGTGGAAGCGGCCCGAAACGCGCTTGCGCGCCGGGCTATAGATCCGGAAGAGATAGGTGCGGTATATGTGGGTAGCGAATCCCATCCCTACGCAGTCAAACCAACCGCATGTACGGTTGGCGAAGCGATCGGCGCGACACCTCATATGACCGCCGCTGACTATGAGTTTGCTTGCAAGGCAGGGACTGCAGGCATCCAGACCTGCATGGGCCTTGCTGCAAGCAAAATGATCACATATGGTCTTGCAATCGGTTCCGATGTTGCACAGGGGGCACCAAGCGATGCGCTGGAATACACCGCTGCGGCAGGAGGGGCCGCATTCATTATCGGCATGGACGACCCGATCGCAGTTCTCAACCATACATGTTCGTACACTACCGACACCCCGGACTTCTGGAGACGTGAAGGGCAGGATTATCCCCGCCATGGAGGGAGGTTTACAGGAGACCCCGGTTATTTCAGACATGTCGAAGGGGCGACCCGCCTTCTTTTTGAAAACCTCAATAAAAATGCAAAGGACTACGATTATGCGGTGTTTCACCAGCCCAACGCAAAATTCCCCCAGAAGGTGGCCAGGGTTCTTGGTTTTTTACCTGAACAGATCAGGCCGGGGCTTGTAGTGTCACGGCTCGGGAATACCTATTCGGGAGCGTCCCCCATCGGGCTTGCGGCAACGCTAGATGTCGTAAAGTCCGGTGACAGGATTTTTGTCTGCTCGTTTGGTTCCGGGGCGGGAAGCGATGCATTTGACATCGAGGTGACTGATGCGATTGAGGGGGAGGCGTTCAACCGGAATGCCGCTCCTTCAGTTGAAGCGCTGCTTAAAAATCCTATATACCTGGATTACGCCCAGTACGCTAGACACAAGGGGAAGATCGTGATGCAGTCATGA
- a CDS encoding helix-turn-helix domain-containing protein — MKSGMRSQLAEKMAGEITLSDSPGQALKKWRVSFEIAPGILSERLGVSPSVISDYESGRRKSPGTAIVGKIVDAILDTDEESGGRHIEQFSSMLYAGVDDDVIYDMHEYALPVQLRQFAEAIGCTLLCGSADQMIHGYTVINSLNAILQFSSNEFNRIYGWSTERALVFTNVSTGKSPMVAIRVTPFKPRCVILQGIDAPDVHPIVEKMAERDRITVMCTGMEIDKIVSTLRDKEW, encoded by the coding sequence ATGAAATCCGGTATGCGAAGCCAGCTCGCCGAAAAGATGGCAGGGGAGATCACGCTGTCGGACTCACCGGGGCAGGCGCTGAAAAAATGGCGCGTAAGTTTTGAGATCGCTCCGGGCATCCTGTCGGAACGCCTTGGAGTCTCCCCCTCTGTCATCAGCGATTATGAGAGCGGCAGGAGGAAAAGCCCCGGCACGGCTATTGTCGGCAAGATCGTCGATGCAATCCTTGATACCGATGAAGAATCCGGTGGGAGACATATCGAACAGTTTTCCTCTATGCTGTATGCCGGCGTTGATGACGACGTCATCTATGACATGCATGAGTATGCTTTACCGGTACAGCTCAGGCAGTTTGCCGAAGCGATAGGATGCACCCTGCTCTGTGGATCAGCTGACCAGATGATTCATGGATACACCGTTATCAACAGCTTAAACGCGATCCTCCAGTTCTCAAGTAACGAGTTCAACCGCATTTACGGGTGGAGCACTGAGCGGGCGCTTGTCTTTACCAATGTTTCGACTGGTAAGTCTCCGATGGTGGCAATCCGCGTCACGCCGTTCAAGCCCCGGTGCGTGATCCTCCAGGGTATCGATGCCCCTGATGTCCACCCGATCGTGGAGAAGATGGCAGAACGTGACCGTATCACCGTCATGTGCACGGGCATGGAAATCGACAAAATTGTGAGTACATTGAGGGATAAAGAATGGTAG
- a CDS encoding DUF120 domain-containing protein → MLEAGDLSYLKAIALMGGCRMQVFVSSQTIADTLHTSPQTASRRLKALETQGLISRTMSPEGQHIILTRQGEEELRREYLDYCRIFSEGNGAYTLIGSVISGLGEGKYYMSLAGYRQQFGSLLGFEPYPGTLNIRLSPSSLPVRKKVEALSWIRIKGFSSDSRTFGDARCLPCRIGSVPCAIVLPGRTHYPEDIIEVIAPVALRRQLGVEDSDTVTVEVGS, encoded by the coding sequence ATGCTGGAAGCAGGGGATCTCTCTTATTTAAAGGCCATCGCGTTGATGGGCGGTTGCAGGATGCAGGTCTTTGTATCATCCCAGACAATTGCGGATACACTGCATACCAGCCCCCAGACAGCTTCGCGCAGGCTCAAAGCTCTCGAAACACAAGGACTGATCAGCCGTACGATGAGCCCGGAGGGGCAACACATCATTCTCACGAGGCAGGGCGAGGAGGAACTGCGCAGGGAGTATCTGGATTACTGCAGGATATTTTCCGAGGGGAATGGAGCGTATACTCTTATAGGGAGTGTCATCAGCGGACTTGGTGAGGGAAAATATTACATGAGCCTTGCAGGTTACAGGCAGCAGTTTGGATCCCTGTTAGGTTTCGAGCCATACCCCGGGACCCTGAATATCCGCCTTTCCCCGTCGAGCTTACCTGTCCGTAAAAAGGTCGAGGCGCTCAGCTGGATCCGGATCAAGGGATTCTCGTCGGACAGCAGGACCTTCGGGGACGCCCGCTGCCTCCCGTGCAGGATCGGCAGTGTTCCGTGCGCCATCGTACTCCCGGGCAGGACCCATTACCCTGAAGATATCATCGAGGTCATTGCTCCGGTTGCATTGCGGAGGCAGCTTGGAGTGGAGGACAGCGATACCGTTACTGTAGAGGTGGGATCGTGA
- the ribB gene encoding 3,4-dihydroxy-2-butanone-4-phosphate synthase, which produces MIGDALAALKAGKFILLYDFDDREKETDFTIRADAVTPQHIVQMRRDGGGLICTAVHPLAAQRLGLPFASDILRAMVAAEREGDIPYDRKNHSSFSIWVNHRGTFTGITDRDRALTITAIADQVKKSLNGGGSNFHEVFRTPGHCALLRAADHLLDQRKGQTELSIALAEMAGITPAVTVCEMLDDKTGLALSKEDAERYAKKHGLVFIEGHEVLERWDARRSL; this is translated from the coding sequence GTGATCGGCGATGCGCTGGCCGCATTGAAGGCAGGAAAATTCATCCTGCTCTATGATTTCGACGACCGTGAGAAAGAGACAGACTTCACGATCCGTGCTGATGCAGTCACCCCTCAGCATATCGTCCAGATGCGCCGTGACGGCGGCGGTCTGATATGCACCGCTGTACACCCCCTCGCTGCTCAACGCCTTGGCCTGCCGTTTGCAAGCGATATCCTGCGTGCGATGGTTGCTGCCGAACGTGAGGGAGATATCCCGTACGACCGGAAGAACCATTCGTCCTTCTCTATCTGGGTGAACCACCGGGGCACTTTTACAGGCATCACCGATCGTGACCGCGCCCTGACAATCACGGCGATAGCCGATCAGGTAAAAAAATCGTTAAATGGCGGGGGATCAAATTTCCACGAGGTCTTCCGGACACCCGGTCATTGTGCACTCCTCCGTGCCGCGGATCACCTTCTTGACCAGCGCAAAGGGCAAACCGAGCTCTCGATCGCACTTGCAGAGATGGCCGGTATTACCCCTGCCGTTACCGTCTGTGAAATGCTGGATGATAAAACCGGTCTCGCTCTCTCAAAAGAGGATGCGGAGCGGTACGCAAAGAAACACGGGCTTGTATTTATTGAAGGACACGAGGTGCTGGAGCGTTGGGATGCCCGGCGCTCCTTATAG
- a CDS encoding nucleic acid-binding protein: protein MSNGGTPASVRKEGGFEREPARRVFSSELRECKYQFREGDDEKSPTFVLLPTGERCNRIFLIGTLTEKQRQGDQNIFYRGRIVDPTGTFYVMAGSYQPEAMQQLAKIETPAFVAVVGKPNLYQKPDGAYTVSVRVESITVVDRETRDLWVLDAARSTLDRIEALIAGTSPDAARIKEHYPSIDPVSFRKMAYEALAQIKI from the coding sequence ATGAGCAACGGAGGGACCCCGGCATCAGTCAGAAAAGAGGGCGGATTTGAGCGTGAACCTGCGCGACGGGTTTTTTCAAGTGAACTCCGCGAGTGCAAGTACCAGTTCCGGGAGGGGGATGATGAGAAAAGCCCCACCTTTGTCCTCCTCCCTACAGGGGAACGCTGTAACCGAATCTTTTTAATCGGCACGCTTACCGAGAAACAACGGCAGGGCGACCAGAACATTTTCTACCGCGGGCGCATAGTGGACCCGACCGGAACATTTTATGTGATGGCGGGCAGCTACCAGCCCGAGGCAATGCAGCAGCTTGCAAAGATCGAAACTCCTGCGTTTGTTGCAGTGGTTGGAAAACCTAATCTCTACCAGAAACCGGACGGGGCATACACGGTCTCGGTGCGGGTTGAATCAATTACCGTTGTCGATCGCGAGACCCGCGACCTCTGGGTGCTGGATGCAGCACGATCCACGCTCGATCGGATTGAAGCGCTTATCGCAGGTACCTCCCCAGATGCGGCCCGGATCAAAGAACACTATCCTTCAATTGATCCCGTTTCATTCCGGAAGATGGCGTACGAGGCACTGGCGCAGATTAAAATATAA